A stretch of Ipomoea triloba cultivar NCNSP0323 chromosome 13, ASM357664v1 DNA encodes these proteins:
- the LOC116000927 gene encoding putative late blight resistance protein homolog R1B-17, whose protein sequence is MACVALASLMATIEHEFLKPIPGIPLQDHQAPAQSLYKRISSLQSFLDESSGSGGAAIKDLEIRIRDFALKVEDDMEIQLSNFLLAKSRKSPTRKASRELHKTLKIAAGNAAELMDILHSIIKEADETQPSIRWLKHGASAEPLGKMVGRQRDRREIINQLTKGGLSNLKLLSIVGMVGIGKTTLAKSVYKDPTVQNHFDVCGWVTIPQEYNKTEVLGLLLRSISPGPESKTEKGKRSTPEELAKQVRTQLRYKRYLIVLDNIQEIGAWNDIQTCFPNDSYGSSVLITTGHFNLNLDCSFFYTHNHTHSLNLLDPNESWDLFCDIILSLKERVAPEFEKIKKHILEICDGLPLSIVVVAKRLSKCNNILKEWEKIRKEIESLGILDRNALIHYYNQLPQHLKVCFLYLGVFPKRKEIRVKKVVRLWITEGFIKPLEYDDFENQGYAYLKELIDRSLVLICNWSSDGNIKTCRMHSALHSFCVGESQKEGIFCAINTLEHPELPLSEFANSCRWLSLYTHSFDYYVLYSTNNPRSIFFFDDDPKTFVPFKLLRVLAFVPSPFLQRVSMHLGDLVFLRYLSISERYDGLGDIVSLLLNLQTLIVSSNEPQIEAPTIHLSPKIWELPKLRHLELGDMYMVDPPSVVKRKLQTLCSVVDPTTHCWKEVYFRCPNIKELKIFYKEDLEEPNHNTFGNPIILDDEYYSLQHLERLTISIWVGRIVTLPEPCMFPLQLKKLTLSGTNLSPTNLTVIGMELPELRVLKLENALSERVWRVAKGEFNELRFLLLEDNRLEQLLVEHRSFPSLEHLVLRVCWCLEEISVEFAECFSLESIELDRCNPSVIASAKLIQKMPQLWRGSLKLKIDGTEYFEPQSYTHAGESAEEDWP, encoded by the exons atggcttGTGTTGCTTTAGCTTCTCTCATGGCAACAATTGAGCATGAGTTTCTAAAACCCATACCAGGAATCCCTCTTCAAGATCATCAGGCACCAGCCCAATCTTTGTATAAAAGGATTTCTTCTTTGCAATCCTTTCTAGATGAATCCAGTGGTAGTGGTGGCGCCGCAATCAAAGATTTGGAAATCAGAATCCGAGATTTTGCACTCAAAGTGGAAGACGACATGGAAATACAACTCAGCAACTTTCTTCTGGCCAAAAGCAGAAAGTCTCCGACGAGAAAAGCTTCCCGGGAACTCCATAAAACCCTGAAAATAGCCGCAGGAAACGCTGCAGAGTTGATGGATATTCTCCACAGCATAATCAAGGAAGCTGATGAAACTCAACCCTCAATTCGTTGGCTAAAACATGGAGCCTCTGCAGAGCCACTGGGCAAAATGGTGGGTCGTCAACGTGATCGCAGAGAGATAATCAATCAGCTCACTAAAGGAGGCCTTTCCAATCTAAAGCTACTCTCAATTGTCGGGATGGTGGGTATAGGAAAGACTACTTTAGCTAAAAGTGTGTATAAAGATCCAACGGTCCAAAACCATTTCGATGTATGTGGTTGGGTTACTATACCTCAAGAATACAACAAGACCGAAGTACTAGGCCTCCTTCTTCGGTCTATTTCACCCGGGCCAGAGAGTAAAACTGAAAAGGGAAAACGTAGTACTCCTGAGGAACTGGCAAAGCAGGTAAGGACACAACTGCGCTATAAAAGGTATCTAATTGTTTTGGATAACATACAGGAAATTGGAGCTTGGAATGATATCCAAACATGTTTTCCTAATGATAGCTATGGAAGTAGTGTATTGATAACCACAGGGCACTTCAATCTCAACCTTGATTGTAGCTTTTTCTATACCCATAACCATACCCATAGCTTGAACTTGCTAGATCCAAATGAAAGTTGGGATCTATTTTGCGACATTATTCTCTCTCTTAAAGAGCGAGTGGCAcctgaatttgaaaaaattaagaagCATATTCTCGAGATTTGTGATGGACTACCATTGTCAATTGTTGTAGTTGCAAAGCGTCTGTCTAAATGTAACAACATATTGAAGGAGTGGGAGAAGATTAGAAAGGAAATAGAGTCATTGGGAATTCTAGATCGCAATGCTCTAATCCACTATTACAATCAGTTGCCACAGCATCTGAAAGTTTGCTTTCTATATCTTGGAGTCTTCCCAAAGCGCAAAGAAATTCGAGTTAAAAAGGTTGTTAGGTTATGGATTACTGAAGGATTTATAAAGCCATTGGAGTATGATGACTTTGAAAATCAAGGCTATGCATATTTAAAAGAGCTTATTGATAGAAGCCTTGTCTTAATATGCAATTGGAGTTCTGATGGCAACATTAAGACTTGTAGGATGCATAGTGCCTTACATAGCTTCTGTGTTGGAGAATCTCAAAAGGAGGGTATTTTCTGTGCAATAAATACGTTGGAGCACCCAGAGTTGCCATTAAGTGAGTTTGCAAATTCGTGTCGCTGGTTAAGTTTATACACACATAGTTTCGACTATTATGTGTTGTATAGTACAAACAACCCTCGctccattttcttctttgaTGATGATCCTAAAACTTTTGTGCCTTTCAAGCTGTTGAGAGTTTTGGCCTTTGTTCCATCTCCATTCCTCCAAAGGGTGTCAATGCATTTAGGTGATTTAGTTTTCTTGAGATATCTATCTATAAGTGAAAGGTATGATGGATTGGGTGATATAGTGTCACTTTTATTGAATTTGCAAACACTTATTGTTTCTAGTAATGAACCACAAATTGAAGCACCTACCATCCATTTGTCACCAAAAATTTGGGAGTTACCAAAGTTGAGACATCTTGAACTCGGAGATATGTATATGGTAGATCCTCCAAGCGTGGTTAAAAGGAAATTGCAAACGCTATGTTCGGTGGTGGATCCAACGACTCATTGTTGGAAGGAAGTGTATTTCCGTTGTCCAAACATAAAAGAACTGAAAATTTTCTATAAAGAAGACTTGGAGGAGCCCAATCACAACACTTTTGGCAATCCCATCATATTGGATGATGAATATTACAGTTTACAACATCTCGAAAGGCTAACGATTTCAATTTGGGTTGGTCGCATTGTAACCCTTCCCGAGCCATGTATGTTTCCTTTACAGTTGAAGAAGTTGACGCTGAGTGGGACTAATCTTTCCCCTACAAACTTAACAGTAATTGGCATGGAATTGCCCGAGCTTAGGGTGCTCAAGCTCGAAAATGCCTTATCGGAAAGAGTATGGAGAGTGGCTAAAGGAGAATTCAATGAATTAAGATTCTTACTCCTTGAAGACAATAGACTTGAGCAGTTGTTAGTTGAACATAGATCTTTCCCAAGTCTTGAGCATCTAGTGCTAAGAGTATGTTGGTGTTTAGAAGAGATCTCAGTTGAGTTTGCAGAATGTTTCAGTCTAGAGTCAATTGAGTTGGATAGGTGTAACCCTTCAGTCATTGCTTCTGCCAAGTTGATCCAAAAGATGCCACAGCTTTGGAGGGGAAGTCTTAAG CTCAAAATTGATGGGACTGAATATTttgaaccacagtcatatactCATGCAGGGGAGTCTGCAGAAGAGGACTG GCCATAA
- the LOC116002891 gene encoding uncharacterized protein LOC116002891, with protein sequence MKPNTSSGARYFIVFCFAVILSLCVLATINQAEFHTLKKLGKCAFSNPPPSPNSSPAANATSAAAAGDDEIRILIGILTRPDSYDKRHFLRLIYGTQSPPPRARIDVKFVFCNLTKADQRILVALEIIRYNDIIVLDCKENMDNGKTHAYFSTLPEIFSGASPPYHYAMKADDDTYLRLENLVESLRPLPRQDLYFGYVIPCPSMDPFVHYMSGMGYLISWDLAEWIRDSEIPKKNMVGPEDKILGEWLRDGRRAKNRYNAKWSMYNFPEPPTGCTHELWPETIAVHLLKTQEKWIKTLKYFNVTMNLKPSKLYHIP encoded by the coding sequence ATGAAGCCAAATACATCGTCAGGCGCTCGATATTTCATCGTTTTCTGCTTCGCCGTAATCCTTTCCCTCTGCGTTCTCGCCACAATCAACCAAGCAGAATTCCACACCCTAAAGAAGTTGGGAAAATGCGCATTTTCAAACCCCCCGCCGTCCCCCAATTCTTCCCCGGCGGCGAACGCCAcatccgccgccgccgccggcgacGACGAGATCCGAATCCTCATCGGAATCCTGACCCGCCCGGACAGCTACGACAAGCGCCACTTTCTCCGCCTAATCTACGGCACGCAATCTCCGCCGCCGCGCGCGAGAATCGACGTCAAATTCGTGTTCTGCAACCTCACGAAAGCCGACCAGAGAATCCTCGTAGCCCTCGAAATTATCCGCTACAACGACATCATCGTACTCGACTGCAAAGAAAACATGGACAACGGCAAAACCCACGCCTATTTCTCCACCTTGCCGGAGATTTTCTCCGGCGCCTCCCCGCCGTACCATTACGCGATGAAGGCCGACGACGACACCTATCTCCGCCTCGAAAACTTGGTGGAATCTTTGCGGCCATTGCCGAGACAAGATTTGTACTTCGGCTACGTTATCCCGTGCCCGAGCATGGACCCTTTCGTGCACTACATGTCCGGGATGGGGTACTTAATTTCTTGGGATTTAGCAGAGTGGATCAGAGATTCTGAAATCCCCAAGAAAAATATGGTCGGCCCTGAGGATAAAATCTTAGGGGAGTGGCTCCGTGACGGCCGGAGAGCCAAGAATCGGTACAACGCCAAGTGGTCAATGTACAACTTTCCGGAGCCGCCGACGGGGTGCACCCACGAGCTTTGGCCGGAGACCATTGCGGTTCATTTGCTTAAGACCCAGGAGAAGTGGATTAAGACTTTGAAGTATTTTAATGTCACTATGAATTTAAAGCCCTCTAAATTATACCATATACCATAG
- the LOC116002667 gene encoding agamous-like MADS-box protein AGL62, protein MYGEKIFIKKKETRGRQKIAIKMIDNHASRQVTFSKRRSGIFKKAGELSVLCGAQVAVVVFSPKGKVFTFGHPSFDAVVRRFQTAADALRVTQTPPSHPAVQEINALEEERKRLLENKDGSRGNNGAAAQDSVNLFWWNGDIEEMGREELGAFMAALEALKANVILKARDRVIAERLENIEEGNKIGYSDLLLPRSSDFSLANF, encoded by the coding sequence atgtacggCGAAAAGATCTTCATAAAGAAGAAGGAGACGCGAGGGCGGCAAAAGATCGCCATCAAGATGATCGACAACCACGCGAGCCGGCAAGTCACGTTCTCCAAACGCCGGTCCGGAATCTTCAAGAAGGCCGGCGAGCTCTCCGTCCTGTGCGGCGCTCAAGTGGCGGTCGTCGTTTTTTCCCCCAAGGGAAAAGTCTTCACGTTCGGCCACCCCAGCTTCGACGCCGTGGTGCGGCGCTTCCAAACCGCCGCCGACGCGCTGCGCGTGACGCAGACGCCGCCGTCGCATCCGGCGGTGCAGGAGATTAACGCGCTGGAGGAGGAGCGGAAGAGGCTCCTGGAGAATAAAGATGGGAGTAGGGGCAATAATGGCGCGGCGGCGCAAGATAGCGTGAATTTGTTTTGGTGGAATGGGGATATTGAGGAAATGGGGAGAGAAGAGCTGGGGGCTTTCATGGCGGCTTTGGAAGCTTTGAAGGCCAATGTTATACTGAAGGCTAGGGATAGGGTTATTGCGGAAAGATTGGAGAATATTGAGGAAGGCAATAAGATTGGGTATTCTGATTTGTTGCTTCCTCGCAGTTCTGATTTTTCTTTGGCAAATTTCTAG
- the LOC116002131 gene encoding xyloglucan endotransglucosylase/hydrolase protein 22-like, which translates to MAYPPRHSSSSHSRSSGSNIACLSFLFLTAFFVFKIDIVIVQKLSRAWHGTEHIAISQIEVHEPKSPESPFKLGNGSFHREFLLSWGDHHCKILEDGELLTLELDRSSGAGFESKKEFIFCKIDMRIKLVPGDSAGTVTTYYLSSDGDHHDEIDFEFLGNSSGNPYTLHTNVFSQGRGDREVQFFLWFDPTADFHTYTILWNPKSIIFYVDGTPIREFRNAEKIGVPFPKDQPMRLYSSIWNADSWATQGGRVKTNWTLAPFVAAYRNFSAEGCVWSRPGRSSSCNFDDDAALTAENSWFNTELNRWTRARMRTIQRRHMVYNYCTDKWRFRRRGPGRECRYR; encoded by the exons ATGGCTTATCCACCAAGGCACTCTTCATCTTCTCATTCCCGGTCTTCCGGTTCTAATATTGCATGCTTGTCTTTCCTCTTCCTTACAGCATTTTTTGTCTTTAAG ATCGATATTGTGATTGTTCAGAAACTATCAAGAGCTTGGCACGGCACAGAGCACATAGCGATAAGCCAGATAGAAGTTCATGAACCCAAATCACCTGAATCGCCATTCAA ATTAGGGAATGGAAGTTTCCACAGGGAGTTTCTGCTGTCATGGGGAGATCATCATTGCAAGATATTAGAAGATGGGGAGCTACTTACCCTGGAGCTTGATAGAAGTTCTGGAGCTGGGTTTGAGTCCAAGAAGGAATTTATCTTCTGCAAGATTGACATGAGAATCAAGCTCGTCCCTGGAGATTCCGCCGGCACTGTCACCACCTATTAT TTGTCATCAGATGGCGATCACCATGATGAGATCGATTTTGAATTCTTGGGGAACTCGAGTGGAAATCCCTACACTCTTCACACTAATGTATTTAGTCAAGGAAGAGGCGACAGAGAGGTGCAGTTCTTCTTGTGGTTTGACCCTACCGCAGATTTTCACACCTATACTATCCTCTGGAATCCCAAATCCATCAT CTTCTATGTTGATGGAACACCAATAAGAGAGTTCAGAAACGCAGAGAAAATTGGGGTGCCGTTCCCCAAGGACCAACCGATGAGGCTATACTCCAGCATATGGAACGCCGACAGCTGGGCCACGCAGGGCGGGCGAGTGAAGACCAATTGGACTCTCGCTCCCTTCGTAGCCGCATACAGGAATTTCAGCGCCGAAGGCTGCGTTTGGTCCCGCCCAGGTAGATCCTCGTCCTGCAATTTCGACGACGACGCCGCGCTAACCGCCGAGAATTCGTGGTTCAACACCGAGCTCAACCGCTGGACCCGGGCCAGGATGAGGACTATCCAGAGAAGGCATATGGTTTATAATTACTGCACCGATAAATGGAGGTTTCGCCGCCGCGGCCCTGGCCGAGAATGTAGGTATCGCTAG
- the LOC116002130 gene encoding FGGY carbohydrate kinase domain-containing protein, translated as MSAIRRISSERRSVSDTTPLLHDQHRYRRLRSSLSLKVSSSAAEMATATSLPRSVFLGVDVGSGSARAGLFNEDGKLLGSASSPIQIWKSGDFVEQSSTDIWLAVCTAVKAACSLANVTGNDVKGLGFAATCSLVAVDSDGEPVTVSWSGDARRNIIVWMDHRAVKQAERINSSNSPVLQYCGGAVSPEMQPPKLLWVKENLQESWSMAFRWMDLSDWLSYRATGDDTRSLCTTVCKWTYLGHAHMQQINEKDSRNMEACGWDDEFWEEIGLGDLVDGHHAKIGRSVAFPGHALGSGLTPVAAKELGLVAGIPVGTSLIDAHAGGVGVMESLPRSVIEPKEVDAEAICHRMVLVCGTSTCHMAVSQTKLFIPGVWGPYWSAMVPEYWLTEGGQSATGSLLDHVIENHLASPHLANLAASQRISVFELMNNMLESMKNDLRSPFIAALTDDIHVLPDFHGNRSPIADPKSKGIVSGLTLDTSEKQLALLYLATVQGIAYGTRHIVEHCNANGHKIGTLLACGGLTKNPLFIQEHSDIIGYPIILPRENESVLLGAAILGAVASKKYATVREAMKALNAAGQVFYPSKDPKVKKYHDAKYRIFRQLYEQQLSHRSIMREALP; from the exons atgtcTGCTATCCGAAGGATTTCGTCCGAAAGACGAAGCGTTAGCGATACTACCCCACTGCTCCACGACCAGCACCGCTACCGCCGTCTACGATCGTCTTTATCCCTTAAAGTTTCCTCTTCCGCCGCAGAAATGGCCACCGCTACTTCGCTGCCTCGCTCCGTCTTCCTCGGCGTTGACGTCGGCTCAGGCAGCGCCCGCGCAG GTCTCTTTAATGAGGATGGGAAACTTCTAGGTTCTGCTAGCAGCCCGATACAGATTTGGAAAAGTGGTGACTTTGTTGAG CAATCTTCAACTGATATTTGGCTCGCAGTCTGCACTGCAGTAAAAGCAGCATGCTCTCTTGCGAATGTTACTGGGAATGATGTAAAGGGTCTGGGTTTTGCAGCTACTTGTTCTCTTG TTGCTGTTGATTCTGATGGCGAACCTGTCACGGTTTCTTGGAGTGGTGATGCTAGAAGAAATATCATAGTGTGGATGGACCACAGAGCAGTAAAACAAGCTGAAAGGATCAACTCCTCTAACTCACCAGTATTACAATATTGTGGTGGTGCTGTTTCCCCTGAGATGCAGCCACCAAAG CTTTTGTGGGTTAAGGAAAACTTGCAAGAATCTTGGTCTATGGCATTTCGGTGGATGGATTTGAGTGATTGGCTATCATACAG AGCAACAGGAGATGATACTAGGAGCCTGTGCACTACTGTATGCAAATGGACATATCTTGGTCATGCTCATATGCAGCAGATCAATGAGAAAGATTCTCGCAATATGGAAGCTTGTGGATGGGATGATGAATTTTGGGAGGAGATTGGCTTAGGTGATCTTGTTGATGGGCACCATGCTAAGATAG GACGAAGTGTCGCTTTCCCTGGCCATGCTTTGGGCTCTGGTCTAACCCCCGTTGCTGCCAAG GAATTGGGTTTGGTGGCTGGGATACCGGTAGGTACTTCACTAATAGATGCTCATGCAGGTGGCGTGGGGGTAATGGAAAGTTTGCCTAGATCTGTTATTGAACCTAAAG AAGTTGATGCTGAAGCTATATGCCATCGTATGGTTCTTGTATGTGGCACTTCCACTTGCCACATGGCTGTGTCTCAAACAAAGTTGTTCATACCTGGGGTATGGGGTCCTTACTGGTCAG CTATGGTCCCTGAGTACTGGCTCACAGAGGGTGGTCAGAGTGCCACTGGCTCATTACTGGATCATGTGATTGAAAATCATTTGGCATCTCCGCATCTTGCTAACCTTGCTGCATCtcaaa GAATTTCAGtgtttgaattgatgaataacaTGCTAGAATCTATGAAAAATGATCTGAGATCCCCATTTATTGCTGCATTGACTGATGATATACATGTTCTCCCAGATTTCCATGGCAACAG GTCTCCCATTGCAGACCCTAAGTCAAAAGGCATAGTTTCTGGGCTGACTCTCGACACTAGTGAAAAGCAGCTGGCTCTTCTCTACCTTGCCACAGTACAGGGTATTGCATATGGTACCCGTCATATTGTAGAGCACTGCAATGCCAATGGCCATAAA ATCGGCACGCTACTTGCTTGTGGTGGTCTTACTAAGAATCCCTTGTTCATTCAAGAGCATTCAGATATCATTG GTTACCCTATAATCCTTCCACGTGAGAATGAGTCGGTGCTGTTGGGAgctgctattcttggtgctgtTGCATCAAAGAAATATGCTACTGTTCGAGAGGCCATGAAGGCTTTGAATGCAGCTGGTCAG GTTTTTTATCCATCAAAAGACCCCAAAGTGAAGAAATACCATGACGCCAAATATCGCATCTTCCGGCAACTTTATGAGCAACAGCTTAGCCATCGTTCAATTATGAGGGAGGCTTTGCCATGA